Proteins encoded in a region of the Haloglomus salinum genome:
- a CDS encoding nucleotidyltransferase family protein — MQAVIPAAGRGTRLGPLTGRRPKPLVPAAGRPLLAHAFDAVRPMVEEAVVVVGYRGERIRERFGDTFEGLPLTYVEQPEQRGLADALACAEPAVEGSFVHLNADNVFGAEPGGAANVRRLVARRCETDADAVLLVERVSLAAARQVGVVTTDGAGQVRDVVEKPESPPSRLVQTGCFVFTPAIFEACRAIESGDTGEVELSDAIARLARGGRVETVRLRGWRRNVNTPYERAAVEARLAGERARRASSDRLDR; from the coding sequence GTGCAGGCCGTCATCCCCGCGGCCGGTCGTGGGACGCGGCTGGGTCCGCTCACCGGCCGGCGGCCCAAGCCGCTCGTCCCCGCCGCCGGTCGCCCACTCCTCGCGCACGCGTTCGACGCCGTCCGGCCCATGGTCGAAGAGGCCGTCGTCGTGGTCGGCTACCGCGGCGAGCGCATCCGCGAGCGGTTCGGTGATACCTTCGAGGGACTCCCGCTGACCTACGTCGAGCAGCCCGAGCAGCGTGGGCTGGCCGACGCCCTGGCGTGTGCCGAGCCCGCCGTCGAGGGGTCGTTCGTCCACCTGAACGCGGACAACGTCTTCGGTGCCGAGCCGGGCGGCGCGGCGAACGTGCGGCGGCTGGTGGCCCGTCGGTGCGAGACGGACGCCGACGCCGTGCTGCTGGTCGAGCGCGTTTCCCTGGCAGCTGCGCGCCAGGTCGGTGTCGTGACGACCGACGGCGCGGGTCAGGTACGCGACGTGGTGGAGAAACCCGAGTCCCCGCCTTCGCGGCTCGTTCAGACGGGCTGCTTCGTGTTCACGCCCGCGATATTCGAGGCGTGTCGCGCAATCGAGTCGGGCGACACGGGCGAGGTCGAGCTGTCGGACGCCATCGCGCGGCTCGCGCGCGGCGGACGGGTCGAGACCGTCCGGTTGCGAGGCTGGCGTCGGAACGTCAACACCCCGTACGAGCGCGCGGCGGTCGAGGCGAGACTGGCGGGCGAGCGCGCCCGTCGGGCGTCGAGCGACCGTCTCG